In Haliaeetus albicilla chromosome 22, bHalAlb1.1, whole genome shotgun sequence, the genomic window GGCAAAGGAACATCACTCCTGAGCCTTactcttatttttctgcttccataTTTTGGACAAGCGgaacttgttcttcttcttctctGGCTCCCGGCTCTCAAGAGATCCATCTGCAGGAGAGGGAGCAGACACAGAGCAGGTTGAGACCCGCagccccagtgccacccagtgcAGCTTCGTAAGAGTAGGAAGGGCCCTTACCCAACCTCTGGATCATGTCTGCCAACATCTGGTCCTCCTCTTGCTCTCTGTAATGGAACCGCATGGCATTAGAAAACTTTGCTGTTTCATAAGATGGTAGACACTGAAAACCATGCAAAGACTACTGTTATTCCCCCAGTCAGAAATGAGCAACCTCCATAGCATGCTCTGAGAagggtgcaggaaaaaaaaaaccaaacaaaacagctaGAGGAGTCCTAGACACTAGCAAATTGCAGCTGGTTCCCTTGAAAGCAAGGGCCTGTGCGAGGATTTCCAGACCATGGCAGTCCAGCACTGCAACAGGGAGGCCCTTCCCCCAGCTGGCTTATGAATCATTGAGTTCTCTGAGTTGTGAGACAACACCATACTGGAGGAGATGAGTAAAGGTTGAGACACCAGGAGCCTGGGGTGCTGTAGAGGTACTCTCATCGTAATCAGGGACAAACATGCTGCTATCTCCTCAGGCCTGGGCAAGACCAGAGCCAAAAGCCTGGGCATTGCTAGAATCTTTGAACTGGAGTCAGTGCCCTTAGGTCAAGAAATGGAGGCTGCTCACAGCAACAGGAGGCACAAATCCAGCTACTTAACACAGCAGTCTTCCTTTGAACTTGGGGAGGATCCAACTCTCAGCTACAGCTGTTCCTTCACTTTCTGCAGCAGACGAACACATTCCTGGCTTCTTGTTCCCAGagtcctcctgcagctcccatgCTGCCTCCATCCTTGCCATCTCCagcctctccctctcttccccctgcctTCTACATTTTCACAGCCCTTGTCCTCAGAGCAGCATTAGCTTGAGAGCACTGAACACGGCTGCGGTCCTGATCTCAGTTTCTAACAGCTGCCAAGGAATCAATGGCAGCAGCATTTAGGACAAGATGGTTGGTGACAGGTCACCACCCACCTCTCATGGAGCACAAGTCTGGATTACCACCATTCATCCACCTCTACAGCCTGGGCAGCAGAGGAAGTACGATGGAAATCATCCCTGCTGTTGGTTCATCTCCCACCATCTGAGGGCCCTCACCTGAGTCTGTCCTCATCCAGGCACTCCACAATACTATTCCGATCATTGACCGTGTTTACGTATGactccagcagctccttctcTCGCTTCTTCTCCATGGGTGACTTCAGTTCCTCTGCACAAGACAAGGGAAGCCCATGTCACAGCTATAGGCGAGTACCTCCCCGTCGTGACTCCTGCTTCCACCCTGCTCCAGCAAGTGCCTCTCACAGGCCCAAATTTTATTATCCTCATGCTCTGGGGCACATCTTACATCCCCTCAGAAAGCACAGGTGGGTTGGATATTACAGAGTCTGCACCTGACAGCTTGACAGCACAGTCAGGAGACACCCCGCAGTGAAACTGCaatccctggcagtgtcattCAGATCTGAAGGACATCCCAGGTCTGACATGCAGAGTGGAGTGCTCCACACAGCCAGGGGCCAGCAGGACTCTCAGTGCAGCCGGTCCCTACCTGGCTTGCTCATGAGGTGTCTCAGCTCCATCTCAATGTTccactgctgctcctccagcttctGCTGTTTCATCCTGGAAGGATCCACAGAAATGATGAGTTACTGCCCCTTCATGCCCCAGGTCTGGACCTTTCTTATATTGTGCTTATGCCTCATCTCTGCATTGCTGACCACCTGGGTATGGGTGGGTCGAGGGAAATCTTCATCATATTTGTAAGGTCTCCCTCCCCACAAACTCATCACAGACCCTGGGTGCTAATCAGTGCTCAAAGGCCTATCAGCTAATACATCAGGATGCTGGCGCTTCTCCCAGAGATATCCTCAAgccctcctcatcccaccaatTGGCACattattttgggggggctgcCACACTTCCTCTCCTTTACTGCTTACTGCTCACAGGTAAAGTGCACAAGCAGACAGGTGAATTTCTAGTTGTACTTACTTGTACATCAGCTCTGATTCCtgtctgagcagcagctgtttcTCATGGATCAGTTTGAACCAATCCACCATGAGGGCATCCTCAGACTCATCTGCAAAGGAATCAAAGTGCAAGACCCCTTTAGAAGCTGCATCAGTTCAGTCACCCTGGCTCAAACACGCAATCACTTGAGAGAGAGCTGAGGATAACTTATATAAGCCACAGGCAACCTGAAGTGAAAACAGCTCATCTTTGGTACTCCTGGGTACAAGGGAAAGGATGCAGATCACTCCCTACAGATTCAGGGAAGCTGCTCACAGGTACTCTGATACATGGCACCCAGCTCATCTTCCATGTGGCCAGCTCAACTCTGCCATTCTGAATGAACTCACTAAGCCCTGTGAAACTGGAGCCAGCCATGACGGCCAGTCTGGCTTGGGATCCAAAAGCCAGATCAATAGCAGCCTTCCACTCCCAAAACTCCCTGATCCTCAGCCAAATACACACAAGATATTGCTCAACCAATAGGTTAGGAAATAGCCAGAGAGGGTTCAAAATTCCCAAGGCTTTATCTTGCTATACCAGGTACTTTTGGCAACCTGGTGTCTCACATGTAGCATGAGCTCCTAGAAATGGAGTGAAGAATGCCCAGGGGAAGGACATGAGCCTCGCACCTCCCCACCATAGCAGAGCTGGCCCCTGGTCTCCTTTACCTCCTTCACAGCCACGCAGCTGCTTCTCCAGATCTACTCCTTTCAATTCCAGCTCATCCAGCTGCTTCTCGATATCACACACCTTCTTCTGGATTTCCTCCTCAGGAAGGTAGTCTGGGTGCAGCTAGGAAAACAAACATAGGACCAAATACAGCTCAGTGCCCTCAGACTGCCTGCTGAGGTCACAGCCCCAATAAAGATGGGAAATGACATAAGGAGCCCAACTGCAGAGCCACGTCCTGGAAGGGCCAAGTCAGCAGAGatgcagagctggctgctccTAACAGAGCAGTGGCCACTGCAATGTTACAGTGCTGTGATACATTCGCTGTGAGTGATAACATCTACTCACACTTGTCAATTCACAGACATTCTCCCTTCTTTGTTGTGGGACGCAATGTCTACCAGaattttgtttggctttgtCTTATTCCAGCTTCTATTGTCCCCCTGCATGGGAGATAACCGGCAGTCTATCTTGTCTCTGCCCCAGAACCTTTCACCCTTTCCCTGGGAATTCAAATAAACCCTCCCAATAAGACAAACTGAGATATGTCTTGGCAAGCACTCCAGCAGGATACCCAACAACCCCAGCCTGTTCCCCTTATACCTGGTTTCCAGCCATACCTTGGTTGGGGACACTGCTTCAGGGCTCTgggtgctttttggaacagAGGGTTTAActggaagggagaaaaacaaaaccaaagaatgCCACAACaaactttaaataattttgtggtGTGGGACAGTGCCTACACCACCAGAGAGCACAACAGGTCCCTGCCACCCAACAGAGGGCACTGATGACACACATGCATCGGCACGCCTGATAAGGTGAGAGATGTGTCCGCAGGAAACAGCACAGCCTGCTTTACTCCTCATGGCTGGACGCTCAGATACCCTCTGGTCACAGGGTGCTGCTTTCGTCCCCAGGGCACAGGCAGTAACCTAACTCAGGTGTGacttacagaatcatagaatcatttaggttggaaaagaccttaaagatcgagtccaaccatcaacgaTGTCCACTAAActatgtcctgaagtgccttgtctatgtgctttttgaatacctccagggatggtgactcaaccacttctctgggcagcctgttccaatgcctaAACTGGGACCTTGCACCCGAGAATATTGACTTCCACGTTCATTCATTATCTTGTTAAAACTCAAAAGATATTTATTGTGGCAAAAGCCACCCCTTATTAAGCTTCCaaagcacagaacaaaaatactggGTTACTGTTGCAGGAAACACCGAGATATACTTAAAAATGCCCCTCTAGTGCTCTTGTACAAAGAAATATCAGTAAATACTGATGAAACAAAGATGGTCTAGGGGACCTTAGCATAGATCTCAGGAAACTAAGGTTCAATTCCTTCCACAAAACACTTCCTAAGTGAGAAGTCCCTTGTGCCCCACTACACAGCATTATTTAGGCCCTGGACACCTATTAAAATCAATTCTTAAGCAATGTGTATTTGTTCCACTGTGCCTCAGCTTCCTCTGCCCAACTGTCCTGCAAGGATAACTACAGAAGAGTGTGAGGTATTCGGATACCCAAGGGGCTGGGCTGGATAATTACCacagagagagaacagaggCGTACGTGGATGATGTGATAAGGAAGGAAAACTCTAGTATCAAAAGAGCATGGCTATAAGAAAGGCAGCAGTGGTGCAGGCTCAGCACacacaaggagaaaaacaggaaagacaCACTAGGGGAGCCTCATGAGAATCTCTGGCAATTGGTGCTGACTCAAGGAAGAGCTCAAGGACAGGTCTCCAACTGCACAGCCCTTGCTCTGTTGCATTTTCTAGGAAGAGTGCAAAAGGAGAAGATGCTGGATGTAGCAATCAGCTGTGTTGTGCCTGCACTGCTGGCCTCTGTCAGGGTACTCTTCCCTCTGGATGCTACTGGTTTGCTGCCCTGTACAGTACCTGTGACTCACACTTCTCTTAAAGGTTCCTCCAAGAGGGATCAGGCCTGCCACGAGCAGTCTGCTGCTACTGCCTGAGCAAcacctccctctcccagcacagccctgcatcTCCAGGCTCCTTCTGAGTGATTTCTGCAGCACCTCCAGCCAAGGCAGAAAGCTGCACCACTGATCATGAGAAGACCAAGGTCACTGGAGGGGAACAGCTAGTAAAATGACACTCTCCTGACCAGCTCAGGGTCTGATATCCCCTGATATCCTCAAGTTCTGTCTTGACAGACACAGGATGGGTTGGCTGCTTGCCTGCAAACTGGAATAGGACAGTTGGCAAGAAAGCCTTAGAGCCTCCTTTCTCAATAGAAAACACTACCTAcgccaaagaaaacaaatgatcTACAGAAATGCTCACCATCTACAGCCCCACACAACACACACAGGATTAAGGGCAGGAAGGGTAGCTGACTGTTCACAGCAGCTTTCTGAGTGCTGAGGTAAAGACATATACAGAGGAGCAACAAGTCTGTCCTTAATCCACAGGCTGCCAAGTGACAGCAGCAAGAGAACAGCCTTTCAGATGGCAGACTTGCACACACGTGAAAAATGATGGGAGACTGCTGGGAAAGTTTCCCATAGCGGGCACCCCCCAACATTAAGTCATTAAGCTTTAGAAAGATGGAAACTGGATTTAGAAACTGGATTAAGGGTAGGGACAAACTGGTCAGAACTGGTCAGGACATCTTTGAAAGtccaagaagcagcagccttgGCATGGGTCCCGCCAGCTGGAGTCCCTGGCTGACAGTTCTCTGCATTCCTTTCATTTCCCAAAGCCATTCTACTGGCGAGGAACAGAGACATCAACTAGATCCCCATTCCCCAAATTAGGAGATGGTCCTCTTCATAGCCTTGAGCCTAAAGAATGACAGGGCAGTGACTTTGACAAATCcctgttttaatttcttcccttcccactgAATTCTCTGGCCTGGCTGGTTCCTGCTTAGGCCAAGCTGGCTAATAAAATTAATGACACAGATATTTCCCCCATGACAACAGCCACAGGCTTAGCCACAGAAAACTCGGGGACACATCTCCCATACTGACCACTTAGGCTGTTCCCTGACAGTGCAGAGGAGAGAGTGCTTTTAAGCAGGCAGAAGAGACCTTACATGTGGCAGTGCTTTTCTTCAACTGGttgccctcttcctccttcttggCAGAGCTCCCAGGGTCTTCCCAGCCTTGCTTTGAATTCTGACAGCTCCTGACAGGATGTGAGCTGGGGATCAACTTCTTCTTCATGAATCCACCAGATGAAGCTGGATTAAGAAGCACAGACAGGTTTTGGGTAAGAAATTTCAACCCTCATCTCATAAAAATCCCTTTACTGCCCAGCATCTCTGGCACTCACCACTAGCCACCTTCATTTCTAGTCCTAGTTCTCCTCTTTTGATGATAGCAAGGGGCACAAGCCCAAAGGAAACAGGGAGAAACCACCAATTACAAGGCCAGAGCACAAGAGAAGGGTGGAGGAGAAGAATAAACAGTTGGGAACCATCACCAAGATTTCTCACCATTACACATTCATGCAAGACAGAGTGAGCGAAATCTTGCTAGCTGTCTTGCAGAAGAAGGGCACCCTGTGACGACCAAGTCCCTCTCCTTGGGGAAGGACAGCTCTCTAAATAAAGGCACCACAGGGCCAAAGCAGGTGCAAAGAGCAAAAGTCcctgaaagcaaggcacagtcTCCACCAACATGTTCCTTACATGTGCCTTGCAGCACTAATGCCTGTCCCCTGCCCGACTAGCAAAAAGAAGGCAAAGCTTATATCTTTCATACCAGAGTCCTGCTTTCCTGATGGGACAACTAAGGGACTTGGCTTTGTCTCCTTGTGTGCTGGGCTCCCTGTTCCCACCTGGGAGTTATCAGTAGGTTTCTTAGAGCCACCTTGGTCTCTgcaaagaagaaagacaaaggTAGGAAACCATCCCTCTTGCAGAATGGTCCACAGGAAGAGTTCTGGACATCCTGGGCTGGACCTCCAGCTGGGATGGTCACATTTTTCTAATCAGAGTCCAGCGATTTGAAATATGCTTTCCCTCCCCAGAAATGAAAGCCTTTGCCTTTTCCATTAAATTGCTGAAAACAGAAGCATTAAAACACAGGAGCTCTTCCCTCCTTTGCACACACAGACCTGCAGCAACAGAGGTGCAAGCACAGACACCCCCATTCACTTGTCATGGAGAGCCACTGGCTCCAAGACACTTACTTGTTGGCTACAGGCTTCAACCGAGATCTCCACTCTGCTGGGCATTCAGACTTGTCTTCACCAACATTCACACTTCCTAGAGAAAGGAACACAGCAAGATAGTATCAGatccaagaaaaagaaacaagccaGATTTGAGTCACAGGAGAATCTTAGGAGATAAGCCATGCACTAGGGTAGATACTATGATGTTATTGCAGCAAACTAGCACCAGTTCAACAAGTTTAACAAGGACAGATTCACATACAATAGGTAGTAAATAACTTTGGTGGCATTTAGCCCCTCTCAGCTCAAATGCTTTAAAACCTACGCAGCTACAGAAACAGAGCTGCAGTGTAAATGAACAGGCACGTTCAACAGCAATATAACACAAACAGCTCAGATCTCAGAGACCAAAGGATGGGGTAGGAAGGTGGAGAGACAAAAACCGCACAAGCTCACAGCAAACTGCAGACAGATACTGCTTCTGGCCCAAAAAAAAGACAGGCCATCTAGAAGTGGTTGAAACACTGGGAACCCCAGAACAGGATCCCTTGGCCCACTGCTCAGTCACCACAGTGGAAGCTCAGTTCAAAACGGACAAGGAGGCTGAGTGAGTCCGAGCTGCAATCACAAAATCATTCTGGGAAAGTCTACCTAAGCCTCTGAAATCCACCATGATCCCAACATTTGATGACAGCTAGTACAACTTCAAATACTTGGTGAtcctcagagaagaaaaacttgcCATGCTAGAGGGAGCAATTGCACAGGGACAAATGGAGGTGTGTTGAGCACCAGAACTCAGAAAACCCTTATGTGGACAGAAAGTATAGGAGTTACTGACACATTGATTGTACTGGTCCAAGAGAAAGGCATAGAGTTGGCATGCTGTGTCCAGGCAGAGCTGTATGTGCATCAGTCATCCTCACCTTTGACGCCTTTTGACTCTGGCTTGTGCACAGGGTCAACAGGTTTGCTGGCAGCCTGGCTCTTGGGCAGAGGGTCTGTAACCTTTTCCTGTTTTAGTGCTGTGTACCCTGTTTTGCTGGACTGTACTTTTGGAGCTGGACTCTGCCACTGAGAACTGCTGGGAGAAAACTTGCCActgcaaaaaaagaacaacttaGTGAGTCTTTTTGAAAGGACAGACCTTTTTATTGGCCTCTGTTCCAAAGACATGTCTTTAAATCTCAGCCACAAAAGCAGtcagggaaaagggaagaaagatgCAGGGACTTTTCCAAGTTATTCCAAGGATCATCTtgtgagaaaaaagggaaagagaaatagTACTTACCTGCTGAACGCTGACAAGCCAGTGGAACTGAGTCCCCCTGGCCTGTTTGGAGAGGTGTTCGATCCAGCCAGAGCCTGTATAATATTGTTACGTGCCTGATCCTTCTCAGCATTCACTGGACTGACCTCAGTAGTTGTTCTGGCAGAGGCAGTTTTACCAGGGCCATGAGAAGTAGTGACTTGGGTTTTAGTGTCAGAGGTTTTATTGCTGGAGGACTCTAATGACCGCAAAAAATTTTCTCGGGCTTGCTGTGTTTTTGCTGTGGAGGTTGTCCAAAAAGGCACTGATGGGGTACCTTCATGGTGATCTGTTTTATTTCCCAACAGGGTACCTTTGCAGTCATCTGATTTATTTACAGCTGAACAGGACCATGGAGTATTTACACTTCTGAAGCCAGAGCTTCCAGAAGATGAAACAGATGGCTTGGTTGAATTAGCAAGGCCTTCCTGGCTGGGTTTCTTCAACACCTGCTCCGGTTTCTTGggttctgctgctttctggaaTGCTCTGGCAGCAGTAGGGGCTGGGGTACTCTCAGGTTTGTTGCCGGTGCTGCGGAGACCAGAGATCTGGACATCGTCTGGCTGCTGGTGGCTGGTACAGATGAATGTACCGGGCTCGGGCCCAGCTTTGTAGCTTCCAGGAAGAAGCACGTTCCAACACTGCCTGCACCTGTGGATACAAAAGTCTCAGAAAACATCCTCCAGAGCACTGGGAGGCCATTGACACACAGCTGAGAGTGCAGGCACAATTCCACTGTCAGCACAGGGAGGGTGAAGGTAGCAGGCAGTGGAACAGACCCCATGTGCACATTCCTCGGGCACCAGAACAGAAGCTGCTGATAGCACAGCCTGAAGTAGGAAAGGTGTGGATGAAAACAGACCTGTGCAAAGAGTTTCCCCTATGCACAGGTCCAGAGCAGGCCCAAGTTGCCTCTACTCTGAAAAATACATCCCACACCACTCTCCCTCCAGTCCCAAATGAACCAGGCTGCCCCTCTGCGACCCACAGGCCTGTGCCCCCACTTTGAAAAGCTGTACCTGAAGCAGTTCCTGTGATAGAGCTTCCCATCAACCAAGTAGCGCTGCACCAGGTGCACATGGTTCCTACAGATCCCACAACTGCTGCTAGGGATATTCCCACTCTCTGCCAGGACCCTTTTCTGTGGGGAGAAGCAGTGGGTGAGCAGGCAGCACCATGGCCCTGCGTACAGCTGTGAATCCCCCAGGTAGGCGAGCGTTTGGCATGCACAGCCAGTTGGCCAGGACAGAGGAGTGATATCCAGAAAATCCCTGCTCCTGCTAACCCATTGTTCATACaaatttgtcctggtttcagctgggacagagttaattttcttcttagtagctggtacagtgtgttttggatttagtgagaataatgctgataacacagtgatgttttagttgttgctaagtagtgcttaccctaagtcaaggatttttcagtttcccatgctctgccagcaagcaggtgtacaaggagctgggagggagcatggccaggacagctgactggaactagccaaagggatattccataccatagaatgtcatgcttagtatataaactgggggagttggctgtgaggggtggatcactgcttgggcattggtcagcggtggtgagcaattgcattgtgcatcacttgtcttttcttgggttttatttctctctcttttttttttttgttatattccttttcactactaatattattattacattttgttattattatattttattcttactgtagttattaaactgttcttgtctcaacccacgagttttacttttttttttcaattctcctccccatcccaccaggaaGAATGAGTGagagctgtgtggtgcttagttgctggatggggttaaaccacgaaaGAAGCGGAACAGCCCTCAGGAGGACAGAGTAAGGGGGACTTGTTCCCACAAAGTCAAAGGACCAGAGTGTTTTGTCTGCCTGTGGGGAACTGAAGTGCAAAGGTCTCTGATTTGAATTTGCTGGGAAAGGGCCTTACCCTTCTGAGAGAGGAGCTTCCCTTCTTCCACACTGTTTTCAACCCTACTCTGCTTTGAAACTGTTTCCAAGAATTTAATCAATGTTTTCTagcaaaaataatacattttgttaaaaatctCCACCCCCAAGATCTAGGAACAGCACAGCCGTGTCCTAAGACACCCATGTCCTATTCACCACTAGATGAATCCCAGCTGACTGATGGCTTTCCAATGACTGCCACCTGAACCTGTGCAGTAACCAGACCTCTGGATTAAATCCCCCACAGCGAGCAGAAAATTTAGAGACTAAGTCCTTACCACTAGAAGCCTTGAACTAGCCTAATATTCTAGCTCAGTGAACAGATTTAAGGtataaaaaaccccccaaaacacattTCTTACCGTGGTGACTGGGGATGTTTCTTTTGGCTTAGCTCTGGCTGGTGGGTGAGCAGGAGGCAGTTTTGGTGGCACTGGCTTAGGAGGCTCTGAAACAGCTTTCTTCCCAAGAGGCTGCTCCTGAGGTTCAGAGGAAGGACGCTTGATTCCAGCCATGCCTCCaactgaaagaaaggaagaagggaagattTTAAGGAAACATAAGGAAAACCCATGGGCTTAGGAGTAATTTACAATGTAAGAAGATCCAGAGGTGCCTGATGGATAACATGCAAAGCATACATGGAGACACAGGCTTCCTTCACAAGCAGTTCTGTAGTGCAGTGAAGGGCAAGAGGCAACGAGTGAACTTTACCAACATTCAGCTgaaactgctgatttttttcttctcagggAATTCCAAGGAGGGGAATGAAAAAGcggaaaaatacaaaacaccATCCATCAATGGTGTGAACAAGACCTTGGGTTTGTTCCTGGCCGACAGTTTGGCTGGAATCAATCACCACTGAAACAGGCACTACTGTTAGGTATTACAGCT contains:
- the MICALL2 gene encoding MICAL-like protein 2 isoform X1, which produces MAAIQNLQLWCKQQCEGYRDVSITNMTTSFRDGLAFCAILHRHRPDLINFSSLSKENVYENNKLAFRVAEEELGIPALLDAEDMVALRVPDRLSILTYVSQYYNYFHGRSPIGGMAGIKRPSSEPQEQPLGKKAVSEPPKPVPPKLPPAHPPARAKPKETSPVTTKRVLAESGNIPSSSCGICRNHVHLVQRYLVDGKLYHRNCFRCRQCWNVLLPGSYKAGPEPGTFICTSHQQPDDVQISGLRSTGNKPESTPAPTAARAFQKAAEPKKPEQVLKKPSQEGLANSTKPSVSSSGSSGFRSVNTPWSCSAVNKSDDCKGTLLGNKTDHHEGTPSVPFWTTSTAKTQQARENFLRSLESSSNKTSDTKTQVTTSHGPGKTASARTTTEVSPVNAEKDQARNNIIQALAGSNTSPNRPGGLSSTGLSAFSSGKFSPSSSQWQSPAPKVQSSKTGYTALKQEKVTDPLPKSQAASKPVDPVHKPESKGVKGSVNVGEDKSECPAEWRSRLKPVANKDQGGSKKPTDNSQVGTGSPAHKETKPSPLVVPSGKQDSASSGGFMKKKLIPSSHPVRSCQNSKQGWEDPGSSAKKEEEGNQLKKSTATFKPSVPKSTQSPEAVSPTKLHPDYLPEEEIQKKVCDIEKQLDELELKGVDLEKQLRGCEGDESEDALMVDWFKLIHEKQLLLRQESELMYKMKQQKLEEQQWNIEMELRHLMSKPEELKSPMEKKREKELLESYVNTVNDRNSIVECLDEDRLREQEEDQMLADMIQRLDGSLESREPEKKKNKFRLSKIWKQKNKSKAQE
- the MICALL2 gene encoding MICAL-like protein 2 isoform X2 translates to MREARRRHRLWHDEQTCLKAPLLFIINFSSLSKENVYENNKLAFRVAEEELGIPALLDAEDMVALRVPDRLSILTYVSQYYNYFHGRSPIGGMAGIKRPSSEPQEQPLGKKAVSEPPKPVPPKLPPAHPPARAKPKETSPVTTKRVLAESGNIPSSSCGICRNHVHLVQRYLVDGKLYHRNCFRCRQCWNVLLPGSYKAGPEPGTFICTSHQQPDDVQISGLRSTGNKPESTPAPTAARAFQKAAEPKKPEQVLKKPSQEGLANSTKPSVSSSGSSGFRSVNTPWSCSAVNKSDDCKGTLLGNKTDHHEGTPSVPFWTTSTAKTQQARENFLRSLESSSNKTSDTKTQVTTSHGPGKTASARTTTEVSPVNAEKDQARNNIIQALAGSNTSPNRPGGLSSTGLSAFSSGKFSPSSSQWQSPAPKVQSSKTGYTALKQEKVTDPLPKSQAASKPVDPVHKPESKGVKGSVNVGEDKSECPAEWRSRLKPVANKDQGGSKKPTDNSQVGTGSPAHKETKPSPLVVPSGKQDSASSGGFMKKKLIPSSHPVRSCQNSKQGWEDPGSSAKKEEEGNQLKKSTATFKPSVPKSTQSPEAVSPTKLHPDYLPEEEIQKKVCDIEKQLDELELKGVDLEKQLRGCEGDESEDALMVDWFKLIHEKQLLLRQESELMYKMKQQKLEEQQWNIEMELRHLMSKPEELKSPMEKKREKELLESYVNTVNDRNSIVECLDEDRLREQEEDQMLADMIQRLDGSLESREPEKKKNKFRLSKIWKQKNKSKAQE
- the MICALL2 gene encoding MICAL-like protein 2 isoform X5 produces the protein MAGIKRPSSEPQEQPLGKKAVSEPPKPVPPKLPPAHPPARAKPKETSPVTTKRVLAESGNIPSSSCGICRNHVHLVQRYLVDGKLYHRNCFRCRQCWNVLLPGSYKAGPEPGTFICTSHQQPDDVQISGLRSTGNKPESTPAPTAARAFQKAAEPKKPEQVLKKPSQEGLANSTKPSVSSSGSSGFRSVNTPWSCSAVNKSDDCKGTLLGNKTDHHEGTPSVPFWTTSTAKTQQARENFLRSLESSSNKTSDTKTQVTTSHGPGKTASARTTTEVSPVNAEKDQARNNIIQALAGSNTSPNRPGGLSSTGLSAFSSGKFSPSSSQWQSPAPKVQSSKTGYTALKQEKVTDPLPKSQAASKPVDPVHKPESKGVKGSVNVGEDKSECPAEWRSRLKPVANKDQGGSKKPTDNSQVGTGSPAHKETKPSPLVVPSGKQDSASSGGFMKKKLIPSSHPVRSCQNSKQGWEDPGSSAKKEEEGNQLKKSTATFKPSVPKSTQSPEAVSPTKLHPDYLPEEEIQKKVCDIEKQLDELELKGVDLEKQLRGCEGDESEDALMVDWFKLIHEKQLLLRQESELMYKMKQQKLEEQQWNIEMELRHLMSKPEELKSPMEKKREKELLESYVNTVNDRNSIVECLDEDRLREQEEDQMLADMIQRLDGSLESREPEKKKNKFRLSKIWKQKNKSKAQE
- the MICALL2 gene encoding MICAL-like protein 2 isoform X3, whose translation is MVALRVPDRLSILTYVSQYYNYFHGRSPIGGMAGIKRPSSEPQEQPLGKKAVSEPPKPVPPKLPPAHPPARAKPKETSPVTTKRVLAESGNIPSSSCGICRNHVHLVQRYLVDGKLYHRNCFRCRQCWNVLLPGSYKAGPEPGTFICTSHQQPDDVQISGLRSTGNKPESTPAPTAARAFQKAAEPKKPEQVLKKPSQEGLANSTKPSVSSSGSSGFRSVNTPWSCSAVNKSDDCKGTLLGNKTDHHEGTPSVPFWTTSTAKTQQARENFLRSLESSSNKTSDTKTQVTTSHGPGKTASARTTTEVSPVNAEKDQARNNIIQALAGSNTSPNRPGGLSSTGLSAFSSGKFSPSSSQWQSPAPKVQSSKTGYTALKQEKVTDPLPKSQAASKPVDPVHKPESKGVKGSVNVGEDKSECPAEWRSRLKPVANKDQGGSKKPTDNSQVGTGSPAHKETKPSPLVVPSGKQDSASSGGFMKKKLIPSSHPVRSCQNSKQGWEDPGSSAKKEEEGNQLKKSTATFKPSVPKSTQSPEAVSPTKLHPDYLPEEEIQKKVCDIEKQLDELELKGVDLEKQLRGCEGDESEDALMVDWFKLIHEKQLLLRQESELMYKMKQQKLEEQQWNIEMELRHLMSKPEELKSPMEKKREKELLESYVNTVNDRNSIVECLDEDRLREQEEDQMLADMIQRLDGSLESREPEKKKNKFRLSKIWKQKNKSKAQE
- the MICALL2 gene encoding MICAL-like protein 2 isoform X4, producing MAAIQNLQLWCKQQCEGYRDVSITNMTTSFRDGLAFCAILHRHRPDLINFSSLSKENVYENNKLLEAWLESSVLPLNLRSSLLGRKLFQSLLSQCHQNCLLLTHQPELSQKKHPQSPRCRQCWNVLLPGSYKAGPEPGTFICTSHQQPDDVQISGLRSTGNKPESTPAPTAARAFQKAAEPKKPEQVLKKPSQEGLANSTKPSVSSSGSSGFRSVNTPWSCSAVNKSDDCKGTLLGNKTDHHEGTPSVPFWTTSTAKTQQARENFLRSLESSSNKTSDTKTQVTTSHGPGKTASARTTTEVSPVNAEKDQARNNIIQALAGSNTSPNRPGGLSSTGLSAFSSGKFSPSSSQWQSPAPKVQSSKTGYTALKQEKVTDPLPKSQAASKPVDPVHKPESKGVKGSVNVGEDKSECPAEWRSRLKPVANKDQGGSKKPTDNSQVGTGSPAHKETKPSPLVVPSGKQDSASSGGFMKKKLIPSSHPVRSCQNSKQGWEDPGSSAKKEEEGNQLKKSTATFKPSVPKSTQSPEAVSPTKLHPDYLPEEEIQKKVCDIEKQLDELELKGVDLEKQLRGCEGDESEDALMVDWFKLIHEKQLLLRQESELMYKMKQQKLEEQQWNIEMELRHLMSKPEELKSPMEKKREKELLESYVNTVNDRNSIVECLDEDRLREQEEDQMLADMIQRLDGSLESREPEKKKNKFRLSKIWKQKNKSKAQE